The following proteins are encoded in a genomic region of Terriglobales bacterium:
- the truB gene encoding tRNA pseudouridine(55) synthase TruB, translating to MNGVLVMDKPAGLTSHDVVQRVRRLMNERAVGHLGTLDPMATGVLPMVLGRMTRLAQFYVGCQKSYEGEIRFGFATDTYDAEGDATGPAVPVEFSLEQLRATAGQFQGRIEQMPPPFSAKKIQGVPAYKLARKKQEVALKAVTVEVLEFEILGLEGERAPFRARVASGTYLRSIAHDLGKAMGTGGHLASLRRTAVAEFALADARTLEEVEAAVKSGTAGEVMVHPRRLLPALPAVTAPEESLGKVCSGTAVNLPEMSGARQVKVFRGQGELVAIATRVAGTLFHPRVVLGVDPGPASRTTNVR from the coding sequence ATGAACGGAGTCCTGGTGATGGACAAACCGGCGGGCCTGACCTCGCACGACGTGGTGCAGCGCGTGCGCCGCCTGATGAACGAGCGCGCCGTGGGACACCTGGGCACGCTCGACCCCATGGCCACCGGAGTCCTGCCGATGGTGCTGGGGCGCATGACCCGGCTGGCGCAGTTCTACGTGGGCTGCCAGAAGAGCTATGAAGGCGAGATCCGCTTCGGCTTCGCCACCGATACCTACGACGCCGAGGGAGATGCCACAGGGCCGGCAGTGCCGGTCGAGTTCTCCCTGGAGCAGCTGCGGGCCACGGCAGGGCAGTTCCAGGGACGGATCGAACAGATGCCGCCGCCGTTCTCGGCCAAGAAGATCCAGGGTGTGCCGGCCTACAAGCTGGCCCGCAAGAAGCAAGAGGTCGCGCTCAAGGCGGTGACGGTCGAGGTGCTGGAGTTCGAGATCCTGGGGCTGGAGGGGGAGCGGGCGCCATTCCGGGCACGAGTGGCCTCAGGGACGTACCTGCGGTCCATCGCCCACGACCTGGGCAAGGCGATGGGGACGGGCGGCCACCTGGCCAGCCTTCGGAGGACGGCAGTGGCGGAGTTCGCCCTGGCAGATGCCAGGACGCTAGAAGAGGTAGAGGCGGCGGTTAAGAGCGGGACGGCGGGGGAGGTCATGGTCCACCCGCGGCGTCTGCTGCCGGCCCTGCCGGCGGTCACGGCGCCGGAGGAGAGCCTGGGGAAGGTCTGCAGCGGGACCGCAGTCAACCTGCCGGAGATGTCCGGCGCCAGGCAGGTGAAGGTCTTTCGAGGGCAGGGGGAGCTGGTGGCCATAGCCACCCGGGTAGCAGGGACGTTGTTCCATCCGCGGGTGGTGCTGGGGGTGGACCCAGGCCCAGCGTCGAGGACTACTAACGTCCGATAA
- a CDS encoding rhomboid family intramembrane serine protease: MIPLRDDAPRFSTPYVTYFLIALNAVVFLFELLLEPSARLEFFFQFGVVPAHVNGLLHGQPGITAEVALLPIFTSMFLHASWLHIIANMWALWIFGDNIEDYLGPFRYLLFYLVTGIAANGVHTLVNPGSDVPTVGASGAIAGVMGAYFLLYPSARVLTLVPFLFVFFTWLPAWVVLGYWFLVQFLSGAATSISSAGQSSGGIAFWSHVGGFLAGVALIKLLPKQPQRYRYPDW; this comes from the coding sequence ATGATTCCCCTTCGCGACGACGCGCCGCGTTTCTCTACTCCCTACGTCACCTATTTCCTGATTGCCCTCAATGCTGTGGTTTTTCTCTTCGAACTGCTGCTCGAACCGTCGGCGCGCTTGGAGTTCTTCTTTCAGTTCGGCGTCGTTCCCGCGCACGTGAACGGGTTGCTGCACGGCCAGCCTGGCATCACCGCCGAAGTCGCGCTCCTGCCCATATTCACTTCCATGTTCCTGCACGCCTCCTGGCTGCACATCATCGCCAACATGTGGGCCCTCTGGATCTTCGGCGACAACATCGAAGACTACCTCGGTCCCTTCCGCTACCTCCTGTTCTACCTGGTCACCGGGATCGCCGCCAACGGCGTGCATACCCTGGTCAATCCCGGCTCGGACGTGCCCACGGTTGGCGCCAGCGGGGCCATCGCCGGCGTGATGGGAGCATATTTCCTCCTCTACCCATCGGCGCGGGTGCTGACCCTGGTTCCCTTCCTTTTTGTGTTCTTCACCTGGCTGCCGGCGTGGGTGGTTCTGGGGTACTGGTTCCTGGTGCAGTTCCTGAGCGGCGCCGCCACCAGCATCTCCTCGGCCGGCCAAAGCTCGGGCGGCATCGCCTTCTGGTCCCACGTGGGCGGATTCCTGGCGGGCGTCGCCCTCATCAAGCTCTTGCCCAAGCAGCCGCAGCGTTATCGCTACCCGGACTGGTAG